TAAGGGCGGAAGCTCGACCCCGAGTAAAGTCTGGGCCGTGTTCTCCAGGGTCAATTGCCACCGGCCCCCGCTGACCAGATAGGCGGCGATCAAAGCATCAAAGGCCAGGCCATCCCAGGCGTACCCGTAATGGTCCGCCAGGACCATCTGGGTCTTGCCGTCGAAGGCCAGTTTCTGGGCCTCCGGATCGGCCAGCCACCGGACCAACGGCTCCGGCCAGGATGGCGCCCCACTGCCCAGGGGTAGATAGCCGTGCTGATCACCGGCTTTCGAAAAAGCAACCCCCAGGACTTCCCCCCGCTGCCAGGAGGCTTCCGCCGCCAAAAACTGGAGGGCTACCGGCTCCCGGTCGCTGCCTTCGAAAAAGGCCGGCAGGTCGTCACCGGCCAGCAGGCGGGCTTCCGGCATTAAGACCGGCCCCACCTTAACCTCCGCGGTATTCGCCGGGGCTTTGGCTTCTTGGCCCGCCACGCGGACCAGGAGGCTTCGAAACTCCAGCTTGCGGAAGAAGTCCGCCAGGCGCGGCGCGTCAAAGTGAAACCGGCAACCCGCCGGTGCCAGCGGCAGCGGTACGTCCCGTTTGATCGTCACCAGTTCACGCCAGCGTTGCGCCTCGGCCCGGTGGTCGACCAGCAGTTTGCGCAGCCGTTCATTTTCAATCTTCTCCGGGCTAGCGAGCAGCGCGTCCAGGCTGCCGAAGTCGTTCAGCAGTTTAACCGCGGTTTTCTCCCCAATCCCGGGGATCCCGGGAATATTATCGGACGGGTCCCCTTTCAACGCCTTAAAATCCGCCCACTGCCGCGGCGTTAACCCGTATTTCTTCTGCAGATAATCGGGGGTGGCGCGCACCAGATCGGTGATCCCGCGCCGGGTGTAATAAACACAGACCCCGTCGTCGATCAACTGGAAGGCATCCTGGTCCCCGGTGACAATGCAGACCGGAATCCCGGCTTCCCGGGCGGCCCGGGCCATCGTCCCGATCACATCGTCGGCCTCGTACCCGTCGACCCCGAGCACCACCGCCCCCATACTCTCGTAAAACTCTTTGATATATGGAAACTGGGCCAGCAGGTCCGCATCCAGCTCTTTCCGGGTCCCTTTATATTCGGCATAGACCTCGTGCCGGAAAGTCTTGCCCAGATCCTCGGCCACCACCAGGTAGGCGGGTTGTTCATCCTCCAGCAGACGGAGGATCATTGTCGCCACCCCGTACACCGCGCTGGTGGGCAGTCCATCCTTCGTCCGCAGGTTGGTGTCCTTCAAGGCATGGTAGGCGCGGTGCGCCAAACTATGGCTGTCGATGATCAACATCTTCTCCATGTTCTGTTCCTCCCTTCGCGGCCGCCGACGTAAAGTAATCGCGGGCCAGCAAAGCCAAGCCCACCGCATTGTCCGCCGATAACTCGGTTTTACCGAAATACACCCGGACCCCCTGGTCCCAGCGGGCCACCCGCGCCGTAAGCTCCCGGCGCAGGTAGGTATTGCTGGCCACCCCGCCGAACAACAATACTTCCCGGCCGCCCGGTTCACCGGTGGCCACGCCGGCCTGCACCAGGCGGAAGACCGATTCGACCAGACAGTCCAGGACCGCCCGCGCCAGATCGGCGGGGGCCGGTTTTTGCGCCCACAAGCGTAAGGCGGCCGAAGTCGGCCCGGAAAAACTGACCGTCAAACCCTGGACGGCCACCGGCAATTTCAAAGTGGCTTGTCCCCCCTGCGCCAACGCTTCCAAATGGGGGCCGGCCGGAAAAGGCAAGCCCATCGCCACGCCGATCCGGTCGATCATCTGTCCCGCGTGCAAGTCGGAGGTCCCGCCCAACAGCTTGACGGCAAAACCGCCGGTCTTCCTCTGGACGGCCAGCAGTTCCGTGGTTCCTCCCGACAGATGCAGCCCGAGAAAGGCGTCACTTGCCAGCCCGGCGCCCTCCAGCGCCGCCCGGATGTGTCCTTCCTGATGCGAAGAGGCCAGGAGCGGGACACCGGCCGTGGCGGCAATCACCCGGGCAAAATTGGCCCCTGCCAGAAAGACCGGCAAATAGGATCCGTCCACCGGCCGCGGGCGGGCCGCGTACGCCACCCCCTTCAGGGGCCGGAAAGCCGCCGCCTCTTCAACCAAAGCCGGGAGGTTCTTTAAATGTTGGAAAAGGGCTTCCGATTGTCGAAGCCCTTTTGCCCCCTTTTCCACCGTTAAGACCCGGCGCTGGTCTTGAAGGATGCGCCCCGCCGCATCAGTTAACGCCAGTGAAGTTGTATAACAACTGGTATCCAAACCTAGATAGTAACTACTCACTCATCGGTTCCCCCGTCCACCTCAGCGGTAACGTTCACCATTTTCCGGATGGCACGGATGACGGTTCCCAAAACCCCGTTCACAAACTTCCCGGAATCCTCGTCTCCGTACTTTTTCGCAATTTCGACCGCCTCATTCACCGTTACTTCCACCGGAATATCACTCCGGTATAACAGTTCATAGACCGCCAAGCGTAGAATGTTCCGGTCGGTGCTGGCCATGCGGACCAGCGGCCAGTCTTGCGAATAATGCCGCAAAATGTTGTCAATCTCTTCCCGTTTCGCGATGGCGTCGGCCACAATCTCCTGAAGAAAGGCGACGGCATCGGGGGAAAGTTCATGCTCGGTGAGCAGCCACCGGACGGCATCCGGCCAGGGTATCCGACCCATATCATGCTGGAATAAAGCTAAGAATGCTAGTTCGCGTGCCAAGCGTCTACCCATCTGTTCTCAACCTCAAGTTAATAAATTCGCCGTTTTTGGAAGAGCCCTCTCAGTTTTGGCAGTTTCAACTCATCGCCGCGGTCGAATCTTTTCCCCAACGTGTACCCGACCAAAACACAAAAGGCAAAGGACAAGGCCTTGATCCACCCCAGACAAAGGACCAAAATACCGGTCACAATCCCCAAAGCCGAGGAAAAGATCCGGCCTTTATATGTTAAGAACAACTGTAAAAGCTGGTTGTTATCCTTCTCGGTCATTGTTCCTCCCCTCCTTATTCCACCCGCGCCCGCGGTTCCGACGTGACTTTGGTCACGGTTACTTCCGCGTTGTTCACCGGAATCCCGAGCGTGGCATGGATATACTCCCGCAGTTCTTCCCGGATTTCGTAGATTAACTGCGGAATATTGATATCAGGGGAACTGACAATCTCCACTTGAAAGCTGAGCCGTTCATTTTCGGTAATGGCGCGGATTTCCGCTTCCTTCACCCCTTTGATCTTTTTCACGGCCCGGAGGGCTAAGGCCTCCACGGCCGGTGAAGAGACGCGGATCTCACCGAGCTCCGTCTCGTGGATGATCGTCTTGAGTTCCTTCTTGGTATGCAACCCGGCCATCCACAACAGGATAAAGAAGATAAAGAAGAAGAGAAACGCAAGGAGATTAAAGACCTTACCTTCTTCAGCGGGGGTCAACATCCCGAGCACCCGAAACACGTCTTCCCCTAGCAACAGGCCGAAGAAGAAGATGGAGAGGACCAGCATCACTAAGGAACTGACGATAATGACCAAACGGTAGGATATTTTCATCCGTTCTTTCCTCCTTGCCCCCGATTATTTTACCCGTTTTTCCTCCGGCACGGGCTCTTCCTGTCGAAATTCAACCCCCTGGATGTGGACATTAACCTCGACCACCGTGAGTCCGGTCATGCTCTCAATGGCCCGTTTCACGTTCTCCTGGACGGCGACGGCCACCTCCGGAATTTTCGTTCCGTATTCGACAATGATCGAGAGATCAATCGCCGCTTCTTTCTCACCGACTTCGACCCGGACCCCTTTGGAAAGATTTTTCTTCTTCAAAAGCTCGGTTATGCCGTCCACCATCCCGCCGCTCATCCCGTAAACGCCTTTCACTTCCATCGCCGCCAGCCCGGCGATCACGCCCACCACTTCATTGGCGATCCGAATCGAACCGTTTTTTTCGTCCCACTCGTGTTCAGGATTAAAATCTCTGGCCACTCCTGCCACCTCCATCACGAAATTGTTTTCACACCCGCCCGCCGCGGGCTTATCTGTTCACCGCAACAAAATTTCTTTCGATTTGATTAGATTTTATTCCAGTTGCAACTCTTTTAGCAAGTTACTGACAAAATCCGTCGTCACTTCGCCCCTGATAAAGTCGGGGTGGTGAAGAATCTCCAAATGGAAGAGGATCGTCGACGGAATCCCTTCCACCTCAAACTCGTCCAAAGCCCTGATCATCCGGGCGATTGCTTCCTCCCGGGTCTCCCCCCAGGCGATCAGTTTGGCAATCATCGAGTCGTAATAGGGGGTGATCAAACAACCGGAATAGGCGGCGCTGTCCACCCGGATCCCCGGACCGCCGGGCGCATGGTAAAATTTGATCAACCCCGGATGGGGCAGGAAATTTTTCTCCGGATCCTCGGCGTTAATCCGGCACTCAATAGCGTGCCCTTTAAGCTTTATCTCCTCCTGCCGCCAGGGCAGCTTCTCGCCGGCCGCAATCAAAATCTGTTGTTTAACCAGGTCAATACCGGTAACCATCTCGGTGACCGGGTGCTCCACCTGAATCCGGGTATTCATCTCCATAAAATAAAACCGATCGTCTTTGTCGACCAAAAACTCCACGGTCCCGGCGTTCTTGTAGCCTACCGCCCGCGCGCCTTTGAGCGCCGCTTCCCCCAAGGCTTTCCGCAGTTCCGGCGAGACCCGCGGGGAAGGACTCTCCTCTAAAATTTTCTGGTGACGCCGCTGCAGGGAGCAATCCCGTTCGCCGAGATACACTCCGTTGCCGTACTCGTCAAAAAGAACCTGGATCTCAATGTGCCGCGGTTCTTCTATGTATTTCTCAAGATAAACCTCGGGGTGGCCAAAGGCCGCCTCCGCTTCCATCTGGGCGGTCTGGACCGCTTGCTTCAAGTCCTCGGGGGAATGCACCACCCGCATGCCCCGGCCCCCGCCACCGGCCGAAGCCTTAATGATCACCGGGTAACCGATCTCCGCGGCAACGTCCAGGGCTTCCTCAACAGAGTTCAAGGGTCCGTCCGAACCGGGAATTACTGGAACGCCCTGCTCCTTCATGATTCTTTTCGCCCGTGATTTGTCGCCCATCTTCTCCATCACCGAAGCGGGCGGCCCGATAAATTTAATGTTATGGGTCTCACAGATCTCAACAAACCGCGGGTTTTCGGCCAAAAAACCGTACCCCGGATGAATCGCATCTACACCGGTCAGCGTCGCCGTACTGATCAGATTGATGATGTTCAGATAGCTTTTGGACGGCGAGGCCGGCCCAACGCACACGGCCTCATCGGCATAACGCACATGCAGGGCATCCTGGTCGGCTTCGGAATACACCGCCACCGTTTCAATCCCCAGCTCTTTACAGGCCCGGATCACGCGTAAGGCAATCTCTCCCCGGTTGGCGACTAAAATCTTGCCAAACACCGATATTACACCTCCGACACTTGTTTGGACGTTTCCGCTTGCAAAATTGCTCAGATTTTTTCGATGACGAACAAGGGTTGTCCATACTCAACCGGTTCGGCGTCGTCCACCAAAATCTCGACCACCTTACCCCGGAACGGGCTTTCAATCTCATTCATAACCTTCATGGCTTCTATAATACACAAGGTCTTCCCGGGTTCGACCATCTCGCCCACTTCAACAAAGGGGGTCTCTCCCGGTCCGGGCGCCCGGTAAAAGGTCCCCACGATCTCGGCACAAACATACTCTTGGTTGGGGCCCAGTTTCTGCTCCCGCTCAGCAGGCTCTGGCGCCGGGGCATTTTGGACCGGTGCGGGTGCGGGCGCTACCGCTGCCGGAGCCGTCGCCGGTGTGACCGTAACCACCGGTTGCACCACACCGGGGACACCTTTTTTAATCATAATCTTTGTGCCGTCGCTTTCCAGATTCAGTTCGGTAATATCAGTCTCAACCAGCATTTGCATTAGCTCTTTGATTTCCTTAATATTCATCAGTCACACTCTCCTTAGCTTGGCAAATGAAACCGTTATTTTTTATTTTTATTTCGCACCTGGTCCTAATTTTCCTCTTTTTCTTTTTGTTTTTCCGGAACGGCAGCGCCCTTTTTCGCCCAAGCTATCCTCTTTATTCTACTCCATAATCCGGATCTGTTCCACCCGGTAACCGGTAACCCTGGTCACCAGTTCCCCGATCTCGGCAACCGCATCGGGATTCAACGTTTTACCCTTGACGATCACGGCAACTGTCTCGGGATAAACCGCCACCGCGTTTTGGTTATACCCCTTGGCCGCCAAAAGGTTTTCCAGCTCATGCTCGATGGTCTGGCGTTTCATTAAAGTCAGCAGTTCATCATGGACCTTTGCCCTTTGGTCGCCTTCCGTCGTGCGCAGCATCTCTTCCAAGGTTTCCTGGAGGCGACTCCGCTCCCGGTCCCGGTTCCAGCGGAACTCATCCAGAACCGCCTCGTCGCTGAACTGCTTTTGGGCGGAAACGGCCACGGCCAACGGGGGGGCCGGTAACGCCTCGCCGCGGCCGGAAGCGTCAAACGCAATCCGGCTGTAAAACCCGACCCCAAGCAGGAGGAAAAAGCTGACCCCCACCAAAATCCAGGTCAGAATCGGATCCGGCTGTTTGAGCTCCAATCTTTACCCTCCCTTTAAGTTTCTCCACTTCTCGGTTTTTACCTATTAAACTTTTAAAATATTAACCCCATGGTAATACAATCACCCGGTGGAGCGCGATCCCCAGTAAAACCGCGGTTGCTTCGCCCAGCTGCCGGCGGACGGCCGGATCGGTCGCTCCTTCGGCCACCACCAGCACGCCACTGATCGCCGGTGCTTTTTGCCCGCATAAAACCGGCGCCTCGACCCCGCCGCTTTGGCGCTGGAAGACCGGTTCCCGCCGGATCATAAGCTCGCCGGGGCTGTTCCCCTGCCCGGCGGCGGCCCGTTCCTGCCGTTCCTCCCGGTATAACCACTGCTTCTCCTCACTCGTCGCCAGGTGCAGGTCGACCACCACCCGTCCCGCCCCTTTAATCTGCGCCAAAATGGCGGCCACTTCCCGTTCGAGGCGGCTCTCGGACCACTGCTCTTCCGCCTTTTCCAGCAACGTCGGCCCTTTGACTGGTAATTCCGGAGTGGCCCACTCCGGTTTGGGCCGGCCGCCTCCACCCCAGAACATAAAGGCGATACCTATTCCGGCCAGCAAAAACAGGGTCAAAACCATCTTGCGCTCCTTGGCCGGAAGCTTTTGCAAACCAAGGTAATTCACCAATTTAGGCGGGGAAAACCCCTCATCATGATCCCTCTTCTTCGGCAAATTCCTTTTTCACCTCCACCTGATCCGGCGCCATCGCCAAGACCGCGGCCACTGTCCGCTTTAAAACCTCCACCGGGACCCCCGGGTCGGCCGGCAAAACCACCCGCACCCTTTGGCCCTGCCCCGCCGCGGTACTGATCTCCACTTGCACCCCGGCGGTCCCCGTAATCGTTTGGAGCAACTCTTCCACTTTCGCCTGGACGGCCGGCGCCGTGAGCGCCGCCGCCTGCTCTTCGCCCCGCTGACGCAGGTTAACGCCTTCCGCCACCAAGGCTGCCGGGTCGGCCCGCCCCCCGGCGACGGAGACCTCAGGAAGGGCCAGCGTAAAATCCTGTCCCACCCGCATTACCAAATTAACAAGGAAAAAAAGGACAATCAAACCGACAACCATCCGCCCGTACTTGCGCATTCCGTCCTCGGGCAGCAGAAGCTCGCAGAAACCGGCCAACAAGATCAGCGCCAACAAGCTTTTGAGCGCCTCTTTGATGAAAAAGCACCTCCTTTGCGACACCCGTTCAAACAAGCCAAACCGGACCCGCCTTACCGCACGCCTCACCGCACAACCGCGGTCAAATTCCCCAAACCGATCAGGATGGTGAGGCAGAAAAAGAACATCAAACCGACCACGGTCACCGTCGCAAAGATCACCATCACCGTCTGGCCGATCTCCTGCAACGATTCGGCCAGACGGTCCTGGCCCAGCGGTTGTACAAAGGCCGCCGCCAACCGGTAAATAAAGGCCACTACCAGAATTTTCAGGGCTGGATAGGCACAGAGTAAAACCACGCCCAAAGCCGCAAAGGCACCAAGGGCATTTTTGATGAGCAACGAACAACCGGCGGCCAGTTCCAGACTGTCGGAGACCACACCGCCCACAATCGGGACCAGGTTACCGGTCAAAAACTTTGCAGCCGTAAGACCAAGTCCGTCCGCCGCGGCCACCGTCACCCCTTGGAGGGAAATGACCCCCAGAAAAATGGTCACCAGAAAAGTGAGGAGCAGCACCGCACCCTGCCGGGCAACCCCCGCCAGTTTCGTCACGGAAAAGCCCTCGACCAGGCGGGAGACCAGCCCGACGGTGCCCGCCAATAAAATTAAGGGAAGCACCAGGTTGCGGACGAGACTGAGTACGATTCCGGTTCCTCCCCAGACCACCGGATGACAGACCGTCGTCAGCGTAATCCCGCCCGCCGCCGCCAGTAAAGTAAAGATTGTGGGCAAAATCGCCAGCACAAAACTGTTCACCCGCTCCAAGGCACCGTACGCCAACTGCATTGTGGCGGTAAAGCTTTGGATCGCCAGCCCCATCAGGACCAGGTAAATAATGTTGGCCACCAGATTGCCGAGGCTCTCTCCCGCCCAGGCCTGTTGAAAATGGACCAGAACCCCGCCGATCACGGCGAGCAGGATCAACCGCCCTAGAAGATGCAGATTGACCACGACCTCCCGGCCGAGAAAGGTGGTCAACTTCTTCAGCAGCTCAGCCAGATCCAGTTTCATTCCCCCCCGGACCCAACCCCGCAGGTCCCACTGGGGTAAAAGCGCCCGGGTCTCCCCGTCCAACTGGGCCAGAAAGGACGAGATGGCCTCAAGATCCAGCGCCGCAATCTCCTGGTCAAGAATCGGGCCAAGCGGATCAATCTCCTGACCTTGAACGGGAATAGCCACCAGAAGGAGAGCGGCAAACCACCCCGCCCACCACCGGCGACCACCGCTTTTCCTCCTCATCCCAATCCTCCCTTCACCGCCAACCCTAAAACAGGCGGAGGACCATCTCGAAGATGGCCACCATGACCGGAACCGCCATAAAAAGAATGATGATCTTCCCGGCCAGTTCCAGGCGGAGACCCAGCGCACTTTCGCCGGCATCCTTACAGATTTGCGCGCCAAAACCGGCTAAATAAGCAACACCCATCACCTTGAAGATGGTTGCCAAGTAATCCGGTTGCACCTGGGCTTTCTGCGCCAAGTAAGTAAAGACCCGGACCAACTCGGTCAACCGGCCAATCAACCGCAACAGAATAATGACGCCGACCAGGACCGAGAGCAATACCGCATATTCCTCATATTCCCGGCGGAGGATGGTTATGAAGATCAATGCGGCCAGGGTAATGCCGAAAAAGACGAGAATGTCCACCGCGCCACCTCTTTAGAAACCAAAGACCATCCGGACTTCCTGGAAAAAGCGTTGGACCATTTGGATCGCCACAATAAAGACCAGCACCACCCCGACCAAAGTGAGGATATAGGCGTACTCATCCTTTCCCGCCTGTTTAAAAAGGATGTTCAGCAAGAGGATTATGATGCCCACACCGGCAATTTTGAAGATCAGGTCCACCTCAGGTATCATCTTTTCCTCCCCCTCTTTCCGGTCAGTAAAAGACCAAAACCACTAAAACCCCCGCCGCAATCCCTAAATACCGGTAAAGACGCTCGTTTTTTTTGTATTCTTCTTCCGCCTCCGTCGCTTGGTGTTCCAACCGCGCTATTGTTTGGCGGATCGCTGATACCTGATTTTCCCGGTCGGTGGTGCCGAGGGTCCGGCCGAAATCAATGAGCACCGCCCAGTCTTCCGCCGTCAGAGCCAGCCCATCCCGGTTTTCCGTTAAACTTTTCTGCCAGGCCTCATCGGCCGTTAAGCCGGCCGCGCCGTTCAATTCCGCCGCGAAACCCGCAAACAGCACTTTCGCCTCCTTCGGCAGCCGGGCGCCGATCCGCGCAAACGCCTCCCCCAGCGGGACGCTCCCGTACCCGATCTCCGTCGCCAGCCACTGAAAACCTTGGATCAAAGCGTTCAACAACTGCCACCTTTTTTTCAAGAGGGCACTATAGATCCACCCGGCCATCGTGCTGGCGGTAATGACCAACAAGGCACCGAAGAGCCTCATCTTTTAACCTCCAAACGTTGAACTTCCGACAATAACGCCTCCTTTGTCTGACCGTTCCAAACCCCCTCCAGGGTTCCCGGTCCCAACCGGCGGCTGAGGAGCACCACCCGTTCGACCAGTCCGCGGGACCACAGACGCTGTAAAGAGGGGCGCCGGGCAAAATCCTTTGTATCCCACGCGTGCGCCGTCGTGATAAAACCCACCCCCATGTTGAGAATCTCTTCGATCAGATCCAAGTCGCCGGGACGGCCGATTTCATCGGTGGCAATCAATTGCGGCCCCATCGACCTGAGCAACAAAAAAACCCCTTCCCGTTTGGGACAGCCGGTCAAGACATCCGTCCGCATCCCGACATCAAGCTGGGGAACCCCCCGGTAGCTGCCGGCCACCTCACCCCGTTCATCAACCAGACCGACTTTCACCGGCGCGGGGACCCCCTCGCCGTTGCTAAAGCTGCGGACCAAATCCCGCAGCAAGGTCGTCTTGCCCGCCTGGGGCGGGGAGATAATAATGGTCCGCAGCGGCCGGTCGCCCATGGTCAGGTAAGGCAGCAGGCGGCGGCCAATCCCCTTGAGCTGGCGGGCGATGCGGATATTGATACTGGTCACCCGCTTCAAACGCAGCAGCGCCCCCCGGCCGACCAGACATTCGCCGGCCAGTCCCACCCGGTGGCCGCCCGCCAGAGTGATAAAGCCCTCCCTCAACTCCTCTTCCAGCGTATACAGGGAATTACCCCCCATCAACTGGACTGTCCGGAGAACATCGGGCGCTTCAACCTTCAGCGCCTGCTCCGGCCTGATCGTAGGGACGCCGTCCGCCGTCACCAAAAGCGACTCGCCCACCTCGACCTGCAAGGGCTGCTCCGCCCGGAGCCGAATCTCCTCCAGCTTTGCCCATTTTTCCGGCACCGCCCGCCGGAACCTTTCCAGCGCCCACCGGATCCTGGGTACCAGAAAGGGCAACACCTGCTCGGCATAGTCCACCACGTCAACACCGCCTTTTTTGCCAAAAAAAAGCCCGTCCCCTACTGTTCATATAGATATGGGGACGGGTTTAAAATTATGCTATTGTTCAGGTTGATTAAGAGCTACCCTCCATCGTCTGCGGACTCTCTTCGCCCACTTCCTCATCCACCGGATAATACTGTTCTTCAAGGTAGCTCAGATCTTCGTCGATCGCCTCGACATACTGATTTAATTCTTCCTGCTCACCACGGATATCCTCCAGATCCATGGCAATCTGATCGCAAATATTCAAGAGTTGGGTCCAAAGGACCTGCTCCTTTTCTTCCTGAAATTCCTGGCCTTCAATTAGCCCGCGCAGATAAGCAACCTGTTCTTTCAGTTCCATTTCTCACCCTCCAATTCTGGTTCTGCCCTTAGTATAACTTGAGGGGAGAAACGCTATCCATCTGCTTTCTGCGGCCGGCTCCGGGACATACCCTATTTCGACCGCCGTAAATACTCGCCGGTCCGTGTATCAATCTGCAGAATGTCTCCTTCTTCAATGAAGAGCGGAACGTTCACCACCACACCCGTTTCCAGGGTCGCCGGTTTGGAACCGCCGGTCGCCGTGTCACCCTTGAAGCCCGGCTCGGTATGGATCACCGCCAGCTCCACCGTGTTCGGGAGGATCACCCCGATCGCTTCACCCTCGTACATCTGGACCATCACGTTCATGTTCTCTTTCAAATACTTGACCCCTTCGCCGATGGTCTTTTCATCCAGGGTCAGCTGTTCGTAGGTGTTGTTGTCCATAAAGACATAATCATTGTCGCTCTTATATAAAAACATCATCTCTTTCGTCTCGATCCGGGCCAGGTTCACCTTTTCCCCCGCGTTAAAGGTCTTTTCTATCGTATACCCGGTCCGCAGGTTTTTCAGTTTCGAACGGACAAAGGCTGCCCCTTTCCCCGGCTTCACGTGCATGAATTCAACCACGGTATAAATTTGGCCGTCAACTTCAATCGT
The sequence above is a segment of the Capillibacterium thermochitinicola genome. Coding sequences within it:
- a CDS encoding tRNA (adenosine(37)-N6)-threonylcarbamoyltransferase complex transferase subunit TsaD; protein product: MSSYYLGLDTSCYTTSLALTDAAGRILQDQRRVLTVEKGAKGLRQSEALFQHLKNLPALVEEAAAFRPLKGVAYAARPRPVDGSYLPVFLAGANFARVIAATAGVPLLASSHQEGHIRAALEGAGLASDAFLGLHLSGGTTELLAVQRKTGGFAVKLLGGTSDLHAGQMIDRIGVAMGLPFPAGPHLEALAQGGQATLKLPVAVQGLTVSFSGPTSAALRLWAQKPAPADLARAVLDCLVESVFRLVQAGVATGEPGGREVLLFGGVASNTYLRRELTARVARWDQGVRVYFGKTELSADNAVGLALLARDYFTSAAAKGGTEHGEDVDHRQP
- the spoIIIAC gene encoding stage III sporulation protein AC, coding for MIPEVDLIFKIAGVGIIILLLNILFKQAGKDEYAYILTLVGVVLVFIVAIQMVQRFFQEVRMVFGF
- the spoIIIAD gene encoding stage III sporulation protein AD, with the translated sequence MDILVFFGITLAALIFITILRREYEEYAVLLSVLVGVIILLRLIGRLTELVRVFTYLAQKAQVQPDYLATIFKVMGVAYLAGFGAQICKDAGESALGLRLELAGKIIILFMAVPVMVAIFEMVLRLF
- a CDS encoding SpoIIIAH-like family protein, which encodes MELKQPDPILTWILVGVSFFLLLGVGFYSRIAFDASGRGEALPAPPLAVAVSAQKQFSDEAVLDEFRWNRDRERSRLQETLEEMLRTTEGDQRAKVHDELLTLMKRQTIEHELENLLAAKGYNQNAVAVYPETVAVIVKGKTLNPDAVAEIGELVTRVTGYRVEQIRIME
- a CDS encoding stage III sporulation protein AF, which gives rise to MRRAVRRVRFGLFERVSQRRCFFIKEALKSLLALILLAGFCELLLPEDGMRKYGRMVVGLIVLFFLVNLVMRVGQDFTLALPEVSVAGGRADPAALVAEGVNLRQRGEEQAAALTAPAVQAKVEELLQTITGTAGVQVEISTAAGQGQRVRVVLPADPGVPVEVLKRTVAAVLAMAPDQVEVKKEFAEEEGS
- the nusB gene encoding transcription antitermination factor NusB: MGRRLARELAFLALFQHDMGRIPWPDAVRWLLTEHELSPDAVAFLQEIVADAIAKREEIDNILRHYSQDWPLVRMASTDRNILRLAVYELLYRSDIPVEVTVNEAVEIAKKYGDEDSGKFVNGVLGTVIRAIRKMVNVTAEVDGGTDE
- the accC gene encoding acetyl-CoA carboxylase biotin carboxylase subunit, whose product is MFGKILVANRGEIALRVIRACKELGIETVAVYSEADQDALHVRYADEAVCVGPASPSKSYLNIINLISTATLTGVDAIHPGYGFLAENPRFVEICETHNIKFIGPPASVMEKMGDKSRAKRIMKEQGVPVIPGSDGPLNSVEEALDVAAEIGYPVIIKASAGGGGRGMRVVHSPEDLKQAVQTAQMEAEAAFGHPEVYLEKYIEEPRHIEIQVLFDEYGNGVYLGERDCSLQRRHQKILEESPSPRVSPELRKALGEAALKGARAVGYKNAGTVEFLVDKDDRFYFMEMNTRIQVEHPVTEMVTGIDLVKQQILIAAGEKLPWRQEEIKLKGHAIECRINAEDPEKNFLPHPGLIKFYHAPGGPGIRVDSAAYSGCLITPYYDSMIAKLIAWGETREEAIARMIRALDEFEVEGIPSTILFHLEILHHPDFIRGEVTTDFVSNLLKELQLE
- a CDS encoding DUF2273 domain-containing protein encodes the protein MTEKDNNQLLQLFLTYKGRIFSSALGIVTGILVLCLGWIKALSFAFCVLVGYTLGKRFDRGDELKLPKLRGLFQKRRIY
- the accB gene encoding acetyl-CoA carboxylase biotin carboxyl carrier protein, whose amino-acid sequence is MNIKEIKELMQMLVETDITELNLESDGTKIMIKKGVPGVVQPVVTVTPATAPAAVAPAPAPVQNAPAPEPAEREQKLGPNQEYVCAEIVGTFYRAPGPGETPFVEVGEMVEPGKTLCIIEAMKVMNEIESPFRGKVVEILVDDAEPVEYGQPLFVIEKI
- a CDS encoding Asp23/Gls24 family envelope stress response protein; this encodes MEVAGVARDFNPEHEWDEKNGSIRIANEVVGVIAGLAAMEVKGVYGMSGGMVDGITELLKKKNLSKGVRVEVGEKEAAIDLSIIVEYGTKIPEVAVAVQENVKRAIESMTGLTVVEVNVHIQGVEFRQEEPVPEEKRVK
- the spoIIIAE gene encoding stage III sporulation protein AE; its protein translation is MRRKSGGRRWWAGWFAALLLVAIPVQGQEIDPLGPILDQEIAALDLEAISSFLAQLDGETRALLPQWDLRGWVRGGMKLDLAELLKKLTTFLGREVVVNLHLLGRLILLAVIGGVLVHFQQAWAGESLGNLVANIIYLVLMGLAIQSFTATMQLAYGALERVNSFVLAILPTIFTLLAAAGGITLTTVCHPVVWGGTGIVLSLVRNLVLPLILLAGTVGLVSRLVEGFSVTKLAGVARQGAVLLLTFLVTIFLGVISLQGVTVAAADGLGLTAAKFLTGNLVPIVGGVVSDSLELAAGCSLLIKNALGAFAALGVVLLCAYPALKILVVAFIYRLAAAFVQPLGQDRLAESLQEIGQTVMVIFATVTVVGLMFFFCLTILIGLGNLTAVVR
- the amaP gene encoding alkaline shock response membrane anchor protein AmaP, encoding MKISYRLVIIVSSLVMLVLSIFFFGLLLGEDVFRVLGMLTPAEEGKVFNLLAFLFFFIFFILLWMAGLHTKKELKTIIHETELGEIRVSSPAVEALALRAVKKIKGVKEAEIRAITENERLSFQVEIVSSPDINIPQLIYEIREELREYIHATLGIPVNNAEVTVTKVTSEPRARVE
- the spoIIIAB gene encoding stage III sporulation protein SpoIIIAB, which translates into the protein MRLFGALLVITASTMAGWIYSALLKKRWQLLNALIQGFQWLATEIGYGSVPLGEAFARIGARLPKEAKVLFAGFAAELNGAAGLTADEAWQKSLTENRDGLALTAEDWAVLIDFGRTLGTTDRENQVSAIRQTIARLEHQATEAEEEYKKNERLYRYLGIAAGVLVVLVFY